The Buchnera aphidicola str. APS (Acyrthosiphon pisum) genome has a segment encoding these proteins:
- the nth gene encoding endonuclease III: MNKKKRYEILSILSRNNPEPKIELFFSSDFELLLSVILSAQSTDFIVNKTTKILFKIANTPETIFLLGLERLKNYIKDIGLYNTKALNIIRTSFIILTKYNSIVPNNRIELESLPGVGRKTANIILNILFKKKTIAVDTHVFRVCNRTNFAKGKNVKIVEEKLIKVVPSIFKLNFHSWFILHGRYICTARKIKCNICLIFKLCEFKQKIF, translated from the coding sequence ATGAATAAAAAAAAACGTTATGAGATTTTATCGATATTATCTCGCAACAATCCTGAACCTAAGATAGAATTGTTTTTTTCTTCTGATTTTGAGTTATTATTATCTGTAATTCTTTCTGCTCAATCTACTGATTTTATTGTAAATAAAACAACTAAAATATTATTTAAAATTGCAAACACTCCTGAAACTATTTTTTTATTAGGACTAGAACGTCTTAAAAATTATATTAAAGATATCGGTTTGTATAATACCAAAGCATTAAATATTATTAGAACTTCTTTTATCATATTAACTAAATATAATAGTATTGTTCCAAATAATCGTATCGAATTAGAATCACTTCCTGGTGTAGGAAGGAAGACAGCTAATATTATTTTAAATATATTATTTAAAAAAAAAACTATTGCCGTAGATACACATGTTTTTAGAGTATGCAATCGTACTAATTTTGCTAAAGGAAAAAATGTCAAGATAGTCGAAGAGAAGTTGATTAAGGTAGTTCCTAGTATTTTTAAACTAAACTTTCATTCTTGGTTTATTTTACATGGCCGATATATTTGTACTGCACGGAAAATTAAATGTAATATATGTTTAATTTTTAAATTATGTGAATTTAAACAAAAAATTTTTTAA
- the priA gene encoding replication restart helicase PriA has protein sequence MIIVKVILPIPIRQYFTYLMPDFMCPIIGGRILVPFNSKDVIGIVASFYKKNNVDQANFKHIKALIDTESLYSNMVLDIISWISNNYHCPAGNLFFSILPKILHSDYIIKNKYICQWSITKKGQELNLNYFKRRKKQLYVLLILKKKHILSTELKKYNISKIILKKLEIQELCKVNLNYKISFKRKIIRTKKKLFFNKKISIVLNDVLKKQCFSSWLLTRVNLYLKVKFYLGLIQSVLYKGVQILILVPYIKNINTIAFFLEKYFNASIDVMHSKLTSSKYFSNWVRTKNGENSIVIGTGKSIFLPFLKLGLIILLEEHNLKYKSINQCRYNIRDLGILRAYKEKIPIILDSETPSLKTLNNVLHRKCFYIKLNKYNHVNQINNNIINLKTEKIKFGLSLTLINEIYKNFTGKQVLLIFNKFVLFFFVLMCQKCNEIFKCTNCDDYFEINQYRNILFCKFCLIQIKKPIFCYNCGSFSLIVFKIGAEEIKKEMHSIFPKIPFFFFLNEKNINKNILNTKSFEFAISSPCIIIVTEELVQNYYFPHVKLISLICIDNYFLSFNYRAMEYFAQFYINLNQLTRSTKKSCKIFIQTSFPNDINLKEICNNGYFSFSKKAMAIRKSFLLPPWSFQTIVYSASTNTKYNIIFLSLMRKILQKKSRKYNCFLWVLGPNNAFLSINKHKYFHQLLIQCSSRVALNNVLNESIDVINIFTISKRVKWFIDIEPN, from the coding sequence GTGATTATTGTAAAAGTTATTTTGCCCATCCCTATTAGACAATATTTTACATATCTTATGCCTGATTTTATGTGTCCTATTATTGGGGGTCGAATTTTAGTCCCATTTAATTCAAAAGATGTAATAGGAATTGTGGCTTCTTTTTATAAAAAAAATAATGTAGACCAAGCAAATTTTAAACATATTAAAGCATTGATTGATACTGAGTCACTTTATAGTAATATGGTACTAGATATTATATCGTGGATAAGTAACAATTACCATTGTCCGGCTGGTAATTTATTTTTTTCTATTTTACCAAAAATTTTACATTCTGATTATATTATAAAAAACAAATATATCTGTCAGTGGAGTATTACAAAAAAAGGACAAGAATTGAATCTAAATTATTTTAAAAGAAGAAAAAAACAATTGTATGTGCTTCTTATTTTAAAGAAGAAACATATTTTGAGCACTGAATTAAAAAAATATAATATATCTAAAATTATTTTAAAGAAATTAGAAATTCAAGAATTATGCAAAGTAAACTTAAATTATAAAATATCTTTTAAAAGAAAAATTATTAGGACGAAAAAAAAATTATTTTTCAATAAAAAAATATCAATTGTTCTCAATGATGTTCTAAAAAAACAATGTTTTTCATCTTGGTTATTAACTAGAGTTAATTTATATTTAAAAGTTAAATTTTATCTAGGTTTAATTCAGTCGGTATTATATAAGGGTGTGCAAATTTTAATTTTAGTTCCCTATATTAAAAATATAAATACAATTGCATTTTTTTTAGAAAAATATTTTAATGCGTCTATTGATGTCATGCATTCAAAATTAACGTCTTCTAAATATTTTTCAAATTGGGTAAGAACTAAAAATGGTGAAAATTCAATTGTTATTGGAACAGGAAAAAGTATTTTTTTACCTTTTTTAAAGTTGGGTCTCATTATTTTACTTGAAGAGCATAATTTAAAATATAAAAGTATAAACCAATGCAGATATAATATTAGAGATTTAGGAATACTTAGAGCATATAAAGAAAAGATACCGATTATTTTAGATTCAGAAACTCCTTCATTGAAAACATTAAATAACGTCTTACATAGAAAATGTTTTTACATTAAATTAAATAAATATAATCATGTTAATCAAATAAATAATAATATTATTAATTTAAAAACAGAGAAAATAAAATTTGGTTTATCCTTAACTTTGATAAATGAAATTTATAAAAATTTTACAGGAAAACAAGTTTTATTAATTTTTAATAAATTTGTTTTATTTTTTTTTGTCTTAATGTGTCAGAAATGTAATGAGATATTTAAATGTACTAATTGTGATGATTATTTTGAAATTAATCAATATCGTAATATTTTATTTTGCAAATTTTGTTTAATTCAAATTAAAAAGCCAATTTTTTGCTACAATTGTGGATCTTTTTCTCTAATTGTATTTAAAATAGGCGCAGAAGAAATTAAAAAAGAAATGCATAGTATTTTTCCAAAAATCCCATTTTTTTTCTTTCTAAATGAAAAAAATATTAATAAAAACATATTAAATACTAAAAGTTTTGAATTTGCTATTTCCAGTCCTTGTATTATTATCGTAACAGAAGAATTAGTACAAAATTACTATTTTCCTCATGTAAAATTGATTAGTTTAATTTGTATTGATAACTATTTTCTCTCTTTTAACTATCGAGCTATGGAATATTTTGCTCAGTTTTATATTAATTTAAATCAATTAACTAGAAGTACAAAAAAATCATGCAAAATATTTATACAAACATCATTTCCTAATGATATAAATTTAAAAGAAATATGTAACAACGGATATTTTTCTTTTTCTAAGAAAGCAATGGCAATTAGAAAAAGTTTTTTATTACCTCCTTGGAGTTTTCAAACTATTGTTTATTCCGCAAGCACAAATACTAAATATAATATTATTTTTTTAAGTTTAATGCGTAAAATACTACAAAAAAAATCTCGTAAATATAATTGTTTTTTATGGGTTTTAGGTCCTAATAATGCTTTTTTATCAATCAATAAACATAAATATTTTCATCAATTATTAATTCAATGTTCTTCACGTGTTGCTCTTAATAATGTATTAAATGAATCGATTGATGTAATTAATATTTTCACTATTTCAAAACGGGTTAAATGGTTTATAGATATTGAACCAAATTAA
- the tyrS gene encoding tyrosine--tRNA ligase, with the protein MSEFNFISRLHNRGLISHITNEDNLSKLIENKSISLYCGFDPTEESLHIGHLLPLIMLKRFQIAGHRPIILIGGATSLIGDPSFKEKERVFNSNYNVNIWTEKITKQISCFLDFNCGKNSAVLLNNNTWFKQINILSFLRDVGKYFSVNTMINRAAVKQRITRPDQGISFTEFSYNLLQAYDFFILNQQYQADLQIGGADQWGNISSGMHLIHRKTKRVVYGLTVPLLIQSNGIKFGKTESGTIWLDSNKTSPYKFYQFWMNIEDANVYYFLKLFTFIKVSEINKLEKNKNIKNQIINDKSLLAKHITQLVHGKEKLLAAERITKFLFLKNTTHIEESDLQQLKQDGIPFIEVSNVKDLQEALVLTSLAQSRTQAKNMIISNSISINTEKIRKNHIFHEKDKLFGKFTLLSRGKKQHSLLCW; encoded by the coding sequence ATGAGTGAATTTAATTTCATCAGTAGATTGCACAATAGAGGTCTAATATCTCATATTACAAATGAAGATAATTTAAGTAAACTCATTGAAAATAAATCAATTTCTCTTTATTGTGGATTTGATCCTACAGAAGAAAGTCTTCATATAGGTCATCTTTTACCTTTAATTATGTTAAAAAGATTTCAAATAGCTGGTCATAGACCGATAATTTTAATAGGAGGAGCGACAAGTTTAATTGGAGACCCTAGTTTTAAAGAAAAAGAACGTGTTTTCAATTCTAATTATAACGTTAATATATGGACAGAAAAAATTACTAAACAAATTTCTTGTTTTTTAGATTTTAATTGTGGTAAGAATAGTGCTGTTTTATTAAACAATAATACATGGTTCAAACAGATTAATATCTTATCATTTTTACGAGATGTTGGAAAATATTTTTCAGTTAATACTATGATTAATCGAGCAGCAGTTAAACAACGAATTACAAGGCCAGACCAAGGCATTTCGTTTACAGAATTTTCTTATAATTTATTACAAGCATATGATTTTTTTATTTTAAATCAGCAATATCAGGCAGATCTTCAAATCGGAGGAGCTGATCAATGGGGTAATATCTCCTCAGGAATGCATTTAATACACCGAAAAACTAAGAGAGTAGTATATGGTTTAACTGTACCTCTTCTAATTCAGTCTAATGGAATCAAATTCGGTAAAACAGAATCAGGAACTATATGGTTAGATTCAAATAAAACTAGTCCTTATAAATTTTATCAGTTTTGGATGAATATAGAAGATGCTAATGTTTATTATTTTTTAAAACTATTTACTTTTATAAAAGTGTCAGAAATTAATAAACTAGAAAAAAATAAAAATATTAAAAATCAAATAATTAACGACAAATCTTTACTTGCTAAACATATTACCCAGTTAGTACATGGAAAAGAAAAATTACTAGCGGCAGAAAGAATTACAAAGTTTTTATTTTTAAAGAATACTACTCATATTGAAGAATCTGATTTGCAACAGTTAAAACAAGATGGTATACCATTTATTGAAGTTAGTAATGTAAAAGATTTACAAGAAGCATTAGTATTAACTTCATTAGCGCAATCCCGAACTCAAGCTAAAAATATGATAATTTCAAATTCTATATCTATTAACACTGAAAAAATTAGAAAAAATCATATTTTTCATGAAAAAGATAAATTATTTGGAAAATTTACTCTATTATCTAGAGGCAAAAAACAACATTCTTTATTGTGTTGGTAA
- a CDS encoding iron-sulfur cluster assembly accessory protein, translating into MNKNEVKTYLLKKNTFQNISITKDAIEQILFLINLNSDNIGIRLSIKKSGCAGFRYSMKLLKASELKKEKDEKEVSFFYQNILIYIYSKDIPFLEGIRIDFVKNNINKIFKFYNTKLEKFCGCGESFSIN; encoded by the coding sequence ATGAATAAAAACGAAGTTAAAACCTACTTATTAAAAAAAAATACATTTCAAAATATTTCAATCACCAAAGATGCTATAGAACAAATTTTATTTTTAATTAATTTAAATTCTGATAATATAGGAATAAGATTAAGCATAAAAAAATCAGGATGTGCAGGGTTTCGCTACAGTATGAAATTACTAAAGGCTTCAGAATTGAAAAAAGAAAAAGATGAAAAAGAAGTTAGTTTTTTTTATCAAAATATTTTAATATATATTTATTCTAAAGATATACCATTTTTAGAAGGTATTAGAATAGATTTCGTAAAAAATAACATCAATAAAATATTTAAATTTTATAATACCAAATTAGAAAAATTTTGTGGTTGTGGTGAAAGTTTTTCAATAAACTAA
- the ydiK gene encoding AI-2E family transporter YdiK, whose product MQNPKEKMDLSQSILSLIFIVSMGVISFLVIHPFILGFFWASMIVIATWPLMLKIQKILGGKRSLAVIIMIIILLLLFIIPVFFLVNSLIATSIPIIHWLGSNDLELPELAWLQNIPLMGRKIFNSYQTLLNSDGGELIHKIRPYMGHATEFFIIQVRNCGLFIVHSILMLFFSALLYWNGEKISISIHHFAYRLSEKNGKAILLLATQAVRAVALGVAVTALIQALLSGIGLLVSGVPYWALLMIIIFFSCLIQLGPLPILIPSIIWLYWNDDTTWGTILLIWSCFVFILDHILRPFFIRIGADLPILLTLSGVIGGLLTFGMIGLFIGPVVLVIFYRLTISWIYGISIASFLENTSLK is encoded by the coding sequence ATGCAAAATCCAAAAGAGAAAATGGATTTATCGCAGTCTATTTTATCACTGATATTTATTGTTTCTATGGGTGTAATAAGTTTTTTAGTAATTCATCCATTTATATTAGGATTTTTTTGGGCTAGTATGATTGTAATTGCGACTTGGCCTCTTATGTTGAAAATACAAAAAATTTTAGGTGGAAAACGTTCTCTTGCCGTGATAATTATGATTATAATTTTGCTTCTTTTATTTATTATCCCCGTATTTTTTCTAGTAAACAGTTTAATTGCAACAAGTATACCTATTATTCATTGGCTAGGTTCCAATGATCTAGAATTACCAGAATTAGCATGGTTACAGAATATTCCTCTTATGGGAAGAAAAATATTTAATAGTTATCAAACATTATTAAATAGTGATGGGGGTGAATTAATTCATAAAATACGACCTTATATGGGACATGCAACTGAATTTTTTATAATACAAGTTAGAAATTGCGGATTATTTATTGTACATTCTATATTAATGTTATTTTTTAGTGCTCTATTGTATTGGAATGGTGAAAAAATTAGCATTTCTATTCATCATTTTGCATATCGACTGAGCGAAAAAAATGGTAAAGCTATTCTTTTACTGGCTACTCAAGCGGTTAGAGCTGTTGCATTAGGTGTTGCAGTAACAGCTTTAATTCAAGCTTTATTATCTGGGATAGGATTATTAGTTTCTGGCGTCCCTTATTGGGCTCTATTAATGATAATAATTTTTTTTTCTTGTTTAATACAATTAGGACCATTACCTATTTTAATACCTTCAATTATATGGCTTTATTGGAACGATGATACTACTTGGGGTACAATATTGTTAATTTGGAGTTGTTTTGTATTTATACTTGATCATATACTTAGACCGTTTTTTATACGCATAGGAGCTGATTTACCTATTTTATTAACTTTATCTGGAGTCATTGGTGGCTTATTAACTTTTGGTATGATTGGTTTGTTTATTGGTCCAGTAGTATTAGTGATATTTTATCGTTTAACAATATCTTGGATATACGGAATTTCAATTGCATCTTTTTTAGAAAATACATCGTTAAAATAA
- a CDS encoding 3-deoxy-7-phosphoheptulonate synthase — MKKTDELRTIRIDPLITPAELARQYAITSDIMDTVIATRQNIARIMTGQDARLLVVIGPCSVHDPIAAVEYAHRLYELRVKYKDRLEIIMRTYFEKPRTVVGWKGLISDPDLNGSFRVNHGLAVARKLLLDINALGMPAATEFLDIVIGQFIADLISWGAIGARTTESQIHREMASALSCPVGFKNGTDGNIRIAIDAIRAAKVRHLFFAPNKDGQMTINHTSGNPYGHIIMRGGRAPNYHPDDINSAVKHLREFDLLEHLMIDFSHGNCLKEHLRQKNVSKSVSYQISHGSKAIFGVMIESFLEEGFQTVTNNQPLIYGKSITDACLNWKDSVLIIEQLADAVDARF, encoded by the coding sequence ATGAAAAAAACAGATGAACTACGTACAATACGAATTGATCCATTAATAACTCCAGCTGAATTAGCAAGGCAGTACGCGATCACTTCAGACATCATGGACACTGTTATCGCAACAAGACAAAATATTGCTCGTATTATGACTGGACAAGATGCGCGACTACTTGTTGTAATAGGACCATGTTCAGTTCATGATCCTATCGCAGCAGTAGAATATGCACATCGATTGTATGAATTACGAGTAAAATATAAAGATCGTCTTGAAATTATAATGCGTACATATTTTGAAAAACCAAGAACAGTTGTTGGATGGAAAGGGCTGATTTCTGATCCAGATTTAAATGGTAGTTTTCGAGTTAATCATGGATTAGCCGTAGCACGTAAATTATTATTAGATATTAATGCATTAGGAATGCCTGCAGCAACAGAGTTTCTCGATATAGTTATAGGACAATTTATAGCAGATTTAATTAGTTGGGGTGCTATTGGAGCAAGAACTACTGAAAGTCAAATTCATAGAGAAATGGCTTCCGCTCTTTCCTGTCCAGTAGGTTTTAAAAATGGAACTGACGGTAATATACGCATTGCAATTGATGCTATTCGCGCAGCTAAAGTTAGACATTTATTTTTCGCGCCTAATAAAGATGGTCAAATGACGATTAATCATACCAGTGGCAATCCATATGGGCATATAATCATGCGAGGTGGTCGTGCGCCGAATTACCATCCTGATGATATTAACTCAGCAGTAAAGCATTTACGTGAATTTGATCTATTAGAACATTTAATGATTGATTTTAGTCACGGTAATTGTTTAAAAGAACATCTTCGTCAAAAAAATGTTTCTAAGTCTGTTTCATATCAAATTTCTCATGGTTCGAAAGCTATTTTTGGTGTTATGATTGAAAGCTTTTTAGAAGAAGGTTTTCAAACAGTAACGAATAATCAACCATTAATATATGGTAAATCGATTACTGATGCCTGTTTAAATTGGAAAGACAGTGTTTTAATTATCGAACAATTAGCAGATGCCGTAGATGCTCGTTTTTAA